From Triticum urartu cultivar G1812 chromosome 2, Tu2.1, whole genome shotgun sequence, a single genomic window includes:
- the LOC125541621 gene encoding triacylglycerol lipase 2-like, translating to MWRGSSCILSLLVVMCVGASAARSAPEESLAAANGTCRSRVEPFGYGCEEHTVTTQDGYILSLQRITSGRSGESATGGGGKVPVLLQHGLMMDGMTWLMNSPNESLGYILADNGYDVWIANTRGTVYSLGHTSLSSSDPAYWNWSWDELASNDLSAMLQYAYDHSSQQKVHYVGHSLGTLIALAALSDQQQHVSMLRSAGLLSPIAFLNKVSSPLALAAADVFLAEALYWLGIDEFDPTGTAVHGLLTDICKLPGVNCYDLMSSFTGDNCCLDNSSVQTFLAHEPQASSTKNMVHLAQMIRRGIIAKYDYGDASDNIKYYGQATPPVYNVSAIPDDFPLFLSSGGKDSLSDVQDVRRLEQALKSHDSDTLTVQYLADYAHADFVLAGNAKERVYGPLMAFFRLQDK from the exons ATGTGGAGAGGCAGCAGCTGCATCCTTAGCCTGTTGGTCGTGATGTGCGTTGGGGCCTCGGCAGCACGATCGGCTCCGGAGGAATCGCTGGCGGCGGCGAACGGCACGTGCCGGTCCAGGGTGGAGCCCTTCGGCTACGGATGCGAGGAACACACG GTGACGACCCAAGACGGATACATCCTAAGCCTGCAGCGAATCACGAGCGGCCGCAGCGGCGAGTCGGCGACGGGCGGCGGTGGGAAAGTGCCGGTCCTGCTGCAGCACGGCCTCATGATG GACGGGATGACATGGCTGATGAACTCGCCCAACGAGTCCCTGGGTTACATCCTAGCGGACAACGGATACGACGTCTGGATCGCCAACACGCGCGGCACTGTCTACAGCCTCGGCCACACATCGCTTTCTTCCAGTGATCCG GCCTACTGGAACTGGTCATGGGACGAGCTAGCCAGCAACGATCTCTCGGCGATGCTGCAGTACGCGTACGACCATTCAAGCCAGCAGAAGGTGCATTATGTGGGCCACTCGCTG GGGACGTTGATCGCGCTGGCTGCCCTGAGCGACCAGCAACAGCACGTGTCGATGCTGCGCTCGGCTGGCCTGCTCAGCCCCATCGCCTTCCTCAACAAGGTGTCGTCGCCCTTGGCGCTGGCGGCGGCCGACGTCTTCCTCGCCGAG GCTCTTTACTGGCTAGGAATCGATGAGTTCGATCCAACAGG GACTGCTGTTCACGGTCTGCTCACTGACATATGCAAGCTACCAGGGGTGAACTGCTACGATCTCATGTCATCGTTTACAG GCGATAATTGCTGCCTCGACAACTCCTCTGTCCAGACCTTCCTCGCTCATGAGCCACAGGCTTCTTCAACCAAGAACATGGTCCATTTGGCTCAAA TGATCAGAAGAGGTATAATCGCCAAGTACGACTACGGCGACGCGAGCGACAACATCAAGTACTACGGGCAGGCGACGCCGCCCGTGTACAACGTGTCGGCCATCCCCGACGACTTCCCTCTCTTCCTCAGCAGCGGCGGCAAGGACAGCCTCTCGGACGTGCAGGACGTGCGCCGCCTCGAGCAGGCGCTCAAGTCGCACGACAGCGACACGCTCACTGTTCAGTACCTCGCGGACTACGCGCATGCCGACTTCGTCCTGGCTGGGAACGCCAAGGAGAGAGTCTACGGGCCTCTCATGGCCTTCTTCAGGCTCCAGGACAAATGA